A part of Gammaproteobacteria bacterium genomic DNA contains:
- the hisH gene encoding imidazole glycerol phosphate synthase subunit HisH, protein MNTIAVVDYGMGNLHSVAKALERVGQGAPVRVTYDPQEIAKAARVVFPGVGAMKDCVDELRRLELDAVLKECAATRPFLGICVGMQALFDWSEENGGSAGLGILAGRVRRFQPGPAGHDGGERIKVPHMGWNAVHQTRPHPLWEGIAQDTRFYFVHSYYCEPAAPESVAGTTVYGQSFVAAVARGKLFAVQFHPEKSQHAGLALLANFVAWDGSV, encoded by the coding sequence ATGAACACCATCGCAGTGGTTGATTACGGCATGGGCAATTTGCACTCCGTGGCCAAAGCCCTGGAACGGGTGGGGCAGGGCGCGCCGGTGCGGGTGACCTACGACCCGCAGGAGATCGCCAAAGCCGCCCGGGTGGTGTTTCCCGGCGTGGGGGCGATGAAAGACTGTGTCGATGAACTCCGGCGCCTGGAGTTGGATGCGGTGCTCAAAGAGTGCGCCGCCACCCGGCCCTTTCTCGGCATCTGTGTGGGCATGCAGGCCCTGTTTGACTGGAGTGAGGAAAACGGCGGCTCGGCGGGTCTCGGGATCCTAGCGGGGCGGGTGCGCCGCTTTCAGCCCGGCCCGGCGGGTCACGACGGCGGGGAGCGCATCAAAGTCCCCCACATGGGCTGGAACGCAGTGCACCAGACCCGCCCCCACCCCTTGTGGGAGGGCATTGCCCAAGATACCCGCTTTTATTTCGTCCATAGTTACTACTGCGAGCCCGCCGCGCCTGAGTCGGTGGCGGGGACGACGGTTTACGGCCAGTCCTTCGTGGCGGCGGTGGCGCGGGGAAAGCTGTTCGCCGTGCAGTTCCATCCGGAAAAGAGCCAGCACGCGGGCTTGGCCCTGTTGGCCAATTTTGTGGCCTGGGA
- the hisD gene encoding histidinol dehydrogenase yields MTDIQRLSSAATDFWPALDALLAWESVSDEAVYGTVKAIVDEVRRRGDAAVLDYTRRFDRLEAASVAELEIPAASLQEALAHIPADTRAALDTAVARVRAYHEHQKQATWTYTEADGTVLGQQVTALDRVGLYVPGGKAAYPSSVIMNAIPAKVAGVPEVVMVVPTPRGETNALVLAAAALSGVDRVFALGGAQAVAALAYGTETVPQVDKIVGPGNIYVATAKRMVFGAVGIDMIAGPSEILVICDGRTSPDWIAMDLFSQAEHDEDAQSILLSPDGAYLDEVQASINRLLPTMARADIIRQSLSTRGALIQVQDLAEAARVANHIAPEHLELSVEEPQELMKQIRNAGAVFMGRYTAEAIGDYCAGPNHVLPTSRTARFSSPLGVYDFQKRTSLIMCSPQGSAALGETAALLARGEGLTAHARSAEYRVEVERGRG; encoded by the coding sequence ATGACAGACATCCAACGACTGAGCAGCGCCGCCACTGACTTCTGGCCGGCCCTGGACGCCTTGCTGGCCTGGGAGTCGGTCTCTGACGAAGCGGTGTACGGCACCGTCAAGGCCATCGTGGACGAGGTGCGCCGCCGGGGTGATGCGGCGGTGCTGGACTACACCCGCCGCTTTGACCGGCTGGAGGCCGCCAGCGTGGCGGAGCTGGAAATCCCTGCCGCCAGCTTGCAAGAGGCGCTGGCGCACATCCCGGCCGACACCCGCGCCGCGCTGGATACCGCCGTGGCACGGGTGCGCGCCTATCACGAGCACCAAAAGCAGGCCACCTGGACCTACACCGAAGCCGACGGCACCGTGCTGGGCCAGCAGGTCACGGCGCTGGACCGGGTGGGCTTGTACGTGCCCGGCGGCAAGGCGGCCTATCCCTCCTCTGTCATCATGAACGCCATTCCCGCCAAGGTGGCTGGGGTGCCGGAAGTGGTGATGGTGGTGCCCACGCCCCGGGGCGAGACCAACGCCCTGGTGCTGGCCGCCGCTGCCCTGTCGGGGGTGGACCGGGTCTTCGCGCTTGGCGGTGCCCAGGCGGTGGCGGCGCTGGCATACGGCACCGAGACCGTGCCCCAGGTGGACAAGATCGTCGGTCCCGGCAACATCTATGTGGCCACTGCCAAGCGCATGGTGTTCGGCGCCGTGGGCATAGACATGATCGCCGGTCCCTCGGAAATCCTGGTCATCTGTGACGGCCGCACGTCGCCGGACTGGATCGCCATGGATTTGTTCTCCCAGGCGGAACACGATGAAGACGCCCAGTCCATTTTGCTCAGTCCTGACGGCGCCTATCTGGACGAGGTGCAGGCCAGCATCAACCGCCTGTTGCCCACCATGGCGCGGGCCGACATCATCCGCCAGTCCTTGAGCACCCGTGGCGCGCTGATTCAAGTGCAGGATCTGGCCGAGGCGGCCCGGGTGGCCAACCACATTGCGCCCGAGCACCTGGAGCTGTCGGTGGAAGAGCCCCAAGAGCTCATGAAACAGATCCGCAACGCCGGCGCCGTTTTCATGGGCCGCTACACGGCGGAGGCCATCGGCGATTACTGCGCCGGGCCCAATCACGTGCTGCCCACCTCGCGCACGGCGCGTTTCTCCTCGCCGCTGGGGGTGTACGATTTTCAGAAGCGAACCAGCCTGATCATGTGCTCGCCGCAAGGTTCGGCGGCCCTGGGCGAGACCGCCGCCCTGCTGGCGCGGGGCGAGGGGCTCACCGCCCACGCCCGCTCGGCGGAATACCGGGTCGAAGTGGAGCGCGGCCGTGGCTGA
- the hisB gene encoding imidazoleglycerol-phosphate dehydratase HisB, with product MSERKATVRRDTLETRIVVAVNLDGSGASRLATGVPFLDHMLEQIARHGLIDLDIEAEGDLHIDAHHTVEDIGITLGQALAQAMGDKTGIRRYGHAYVPLDEALARAVIDLSGRPGLVFEVAFTRARIGDFDVDLFREFFQGLVNHARVTLHVDALRGGNSHHIAETVFKAFGRALRMAVERDGRMPGVPSTKGAL from the coding sequence ATGAGCGAACGCAAGGCCACGGTGCGGCGCGACACCCTGGAAACACGTATCGTCGTGGCGGTGAACCTCGACGGCAGCGGCGCCAGCCGGCTGGCCACGGGCGTGCCTTTTTTGGATCACATGCTGGAGCAGATCGCCCGCCACGGGCTGATTGATCTCGACATCGAGGCGGAGGGTGATTTGCACATCGACGCCCACCACACGGTGGAAGACATCGGCATCACCCTGGGGCAGGCCCTGGCCCAGGCCATGGGTGACAAAACGGGCATTCGCCGTTACGGCCATGCTTACGTGCCCCTGGACGAAGCCCTCGCACGTGCGGTCATCGACCTCTCCGGCCGGCCCGGCCTGGTGTTTGAGGTGGCCTTCACCCGGGCCCGTATCGGCGACTTCGACGTGGATTTGTTTCGCGAGTTCTTTCAGGGCCTGGTCAACCATGCCCGGGTGACGTTGCATGTGGATGCTTTGCGTGGCGGTAACAGCCACCACATCGCCGAGACCGTGTTCAAGGCCTTCGGCCGGGCCCTGCGCATGGCCGTGGAGCGGGACGGGCGCATGCCCGGCGTGCCGTCCACCAAAGGTGCCTTGTAG
- a CDS encoding histidinol-phosphate transaminase translates to MAEELISRWVRPEIRGLQAYHVPDAAGLVKLDAMENPYGWPESLVGAWLETLKGVSLNRYPDPQAGALKTGLRRAFALPEDMELLLGNGSDELIQMILMAVVGPDRTVLAPEPAFSMYRLISATVGLRFTGVPLSADFRLDLPALLEAIERERPAVVFLAYPSNPTGNLFDAAAMEAVIKAAPGLVVVDEAYTPFCDASFLGRLGRYGNLLVLRTLSKLGLAGLRLGYLVGDPAWLHELDKLRLPYNINVLTQASAAFALAHFDVLAEQTRRIRADRDRLAKDLAALPGVQVFPSQANFILFRGPAGRAPALFEALKARGVLIKRLHGAHPLLADCLRVTVGRPEENSAFLAALAAALAGDTASDNELREAVR, encoded by the coding sequence GTGGCTGAGGAATTGATATCCCGCTGGGTGCGGCCCGAGATCCGGGGCTTGCAGGCCTACCACGTGCCCGATGCCGCCGGTCTGGTTAAACTGGACGCTATGGAAAACCCCTACGGCTGGCCTGAGTCTTTGGTGGGCGCCTGGTTGGAAACCTTGAAAGGCGTCTCCCTCAACCGGTATCCCGATCCCCAGGCTGGGGCCCTGAAAACCGGCTTGCGGCGGGCCTTTGCGCTGCCCGAGGACATGGAACTGCTGCTGGGCAACGGCTCCGACGAACTGATCCAGATGATTCTGATGGCAGTGGTGGGGCCGGACCGCACCGTGTTGGCTCCTGAGCCCGCCTTTTCCATGTACCGCCTCATCAGTGCCACCGTGGGCCTGCGTTTCACCGGCGTGCCCCTCAGTGCGGATTTCCGCCTGGACCTGCCCGCCCTGCTGGAGGCCATAGAGCGTGAACGGCCCGCTGTGGTGTTTCTGGCCTACCCCAGCAACCCCACCGGCAATCTGTTCGATGCCGCGGCCATGGAGGCCGTCATCAAGGCGGCGCCGGGCCTGGTGGTGGTGGACGAGGCCTACACACCCTTTTGCGATGCCAGTTTCCTCGGTCGCCTGGGGCGCTACGGCAATCTCCTGGTGCTGCGCACCCTGTCCAAGCTGGGCCTGGCCGGTTTGCGGCTGGGCTATCTGGTGGGCGATCCGGCCTGGCTGCACGAGCTGGACAAGCTGCGTCTGCCCTATAACATCAATGTGCTGACTCAGGCCAGCGCCGCCTTTGCCCTGGCGCACTTTGATGTTCTGGCAGAGCAGACCCGCCGCATCCGCGCCGACCGCGACCGCCTGGCCAAGGATCTGGCAGCCCTGCCCGGGGTGCAGGTGTTTCCCAGCCAGGCCAATTTCATTCTGTTCCGCGGGCCCGCGGGACGGGCGCCGGCCTTGTTTGAAGCCCTCAAAGCCCGGGGCGTGCTGATCAAACGTCTGCACGGTGCCCATCCCCTGCTGGCCGACTGCCTGCGGGTGACCGTGGGACGGCCGGAAGAAAACTCGGCTTTTCTGGCGGCGCTGGCCGCGGCCCTGGCCGGCGATACCGCTTCCGACAACGAACTGCGGGAGGCTGTGCGATGA